Proteins from one Halovivax limisalsi genomic window:
- a CDS encoding fumarylacetoacetate hydrolase family protein: MRRLARAADGAYYVGDETGFVPLSSADPRHSDETDALAAAADGLPDPTAAPHDRIPADQLSLSAPVSGSGTLWGIGLNYVDHADDLDATYPDEPASFCKPGTTLTGPGGPIRLPPTDRTERVTGEAELAVVIGRRCRNVAEDEVDDVIAGYVPAIDMTAEDILQRNPRYLTRAKSFDTFLVLGPWLRTDPIDLDDVTVETVVNDEVRASNSVSNMAFPPRELVAYHSRVMTLEPGDVISTGTPGAHPLSPGDRVRAAVDGVGTLTADVVRDGTQ; this comes from the coding sequence GTGCGACGGCTCGCCCGAGCGGCCGACGGCGCCTACTACGTCGGCGACGAGACGGGCTTCGTCCCGCTCTCGAGCGCCGATCCCCGCCACTCCGACGAGACGGACGCTCTCGCCGCCGCAGCCGACGGCCTCCCGGACCCAACCGCGGCTCCGCACGACCGCATCCCGGCCGATCAGCTCTCGCTGTCGGCGCCGGTCTCGGGGTCGGGGACGCTCTGGGGGATCGGGCTCAACTACGTCGATCACGCCGACGACCTGGACGCGACCTACCCGGACGAGCCGGCGAGTTTCTGCAAGCCTGGGACGACGCTCACCGGACCCGGCGGGCCGATCCGGCTCCCGCCGACCGACCGGACCGAGCGCGTCACCGGCGAGGCCGAGCTCGCGGTCGTGATCGGCCGTCGCTGTCGGAACGTCGCCGAGGACGAGGTCGACGACGTGATCGCGGGCTACGTCCCCGCGATCGACATGACCGCGGAGGACATCCTCCAGCGAAATCCGCGCTACCTGACGCGCGCGAAGAGTTTCGACACGTTCCTCGTGCTCGGACCGTGGCTGCGCACCGACCCGATCGATCTGGACGACGTGACCGTCGAGACGGTGGTGAACGACGAGGTGAGAGCCTCGAACTCGGTCTCGAACATGGCCTTCCCGCCGCGCGAACTCGTCGCCTACCACTCGCGAGTGATGACGCTCGAACCCGGGGACGTCATCAGCACCGGCACGCCCGGCGCGCACCCGCTCTCGCCCGGCGACCGGGTTCGGGCGGCCGTCGACGGCGTCGGTACGCTCACGGCCGACGTGGTTCGCGACGGGACGCAGTAA
- a CDS encoding ornithine cyclodeaminase family protein, which translates to MVRVLDATQVASLLDIGELLSVIETALIKQGRGEVVRPERPHFPVGAGLDPDRPDEALGTGLTMPAYVHGSDYYATKLVGFFEGNPARDLPTITAQIVVNEADTGLPVAVMDGTHVTGMRTGCIGGLAARELATEPVDLGVVGAGTQARWQTRAIAAATDVERVRVYSPSDSRFDCASELDDDLDAPVEAVDSARAAVEGATAVVTATPAESPVLDGDWLAPGTLVVAVGAFSPEMQELDPRTFDRASQVFADVPEEVTDTGDVIAAELADGAIGSLADALEGTAGRDDADEIIVVESVGSAVFDAATAAYIVELAEAADVGTTVEL; encoded by the coding sequence ATGGTCCGCGTACTCGACGCGACGCAGGTGGCGTCGCTGCTCGATATCGGCGAGTTGTTGTCGGTGATCGAAACGGCGCTAATCAAGCAGGGGCGCGGCGAGGTCGTCCGCCCCGAGCGTCCGCACTTCCCGGTGGGAGCGGGTCTCGATCCGGACCGGCCCGACGAGGCGCTCGGTACCGGGCTGACGATGCCAGCCTACGTCCACGGCTCGGACTACTACGCGACGAAGCTGGTCGGCTTCTTCGAGGGGAACCCGGCGCGCGACCTGCCGACGATCACCGCCCAGATCGTCGTCAACGAGGCCGACACGGGCCTCCCGGTAGCGGTGATGGACGGCACGCACGTCACCGGGATGCGAACCGGTTGCATCGGCGGGCTGGCCGCGCGCGAACTCGCGACCGAGCCCGTCGACCTCGGCGTCGTCGGCGCCGGCACGCAGGCGCGCTGGCAGACGCGCGCGATCGCGGCCGCGACCGACGTCGAGCGCGTCCGCGTCTACTCGCCGAGCGACTCCCGATTCGATTGCGCGAGCGAACTCGACGACGACCTCGACGCGCCCGTCGAAGCGGTCGACTCGGCGCGCGCGGCGGTCGAGGGCGCCACCGCCGTGGTGACGGCGACGCCCGCCGAGTCGCCGGTCCTCGACGGCGACTGGCTCGCGCCCGGGACGCTCGTCGTCGCCGTCGGCGCCTTCTCCCCCGAGATGCAGGAACTCGATCCGAGAACCTTCGACCGGGCGAGTCAGGTGTTCGCCGACGTCCCGGAGGAGGTCACCGACACGGGGGACGTGATCGCGGCGGAGCTGGCGGATGGCGCGATCGGTTCACTGGCCGACGCGCTCGAGGGAACGGCGGGGCGAGACGACGCGGACGAGATCATCGTCGTCGAGAGCGTCGGCTCGGCGGTCTTCGACGCCGCGACCGCCGCGTACATCGTCGAACTGGCCGAAGCGGCGGACGTCGGGACGACGGTCGAGCTCTGA
- a CDS encoding 2-amino-3,7-dideoxy-D-threo-hept-6-ulosonate synthase — translation MAPGIDARLERIGIDDKYVNIPMDHGITIGATDGLRDIESTIDAVTRAGANSVLTQKGLAPRVHPNKNDAGYVVHCNASTVIGPASNDKRVTCTAEEALRAGADAVSIHLNVGSDYEPRQIEQLSELVADAHRYGLPVLAMTYARGANLEGEDPEHDADYLAHAVRLGEELGADVLKTAYSGDAESFERVVAATGKPVIVAGGSPRDDRAMLEQIRGAMDAGAAGVSTGRSAFQHDDPGAYVRAVSAIVHDDVSVETALSELADGRTS, via the coding sequence ATGGCTCCCGGAATCGACGCGCGGCTCGAACGGATCGGCATCGACGACAAGTACGTAAACATCCCGATGGACCACGGCATTACCATCGGCGCGACCGACGGATTGCGCGACATCGAGTCGACCATCGACGCGGTGACACGCGCCGGGGCGAACTCGGTCCTGACGCAGAAGGGCCTCGCCCCGCGCGTCCATCCCAACAAGAACGACGCGGGCTACGTCGTCCACTGCAACGCCTCGACGGTGATCGGCCCGGCGAGCAACGACAAGCGCGTCACCTGCACCGCCGAGGAGGCGCTCCGAGCGGGCGCCGACGCCGTCTCGATCCACCTCAACGTCGGCAGCGACTACGAGCCCCGCCAGATCGAACAGCTCTCGGAGCTCGTCGCCGACGCTCACCGCTACGGCCTGCCGGTGCTGGCGATGACCTACGCCCGCGGCGCGAACCTCGAGGGCGAGGATCCGGAACACGACGCCGACTACCTCGCCCACGCGGTTCGCCTCGGCGAGGAGCTGGGCGCGGACGTGCTCAAGACGGCCTACAGTGGCGACGCGGAGAGCTTCGAGCGCGTCGTCGCGGCCACCGGCAAGCCGGTCATTGTCGCCGGCGGCTCGCCGCGCGACGACCGCGCGATGCTCGAACAGATTCGCGGCGCGATGGACGCCGGGGCGGCCGGCGTCTCGACCGGTCGCTCCGCCTTCCAGCACGACGACCCGGGCGCGTACGTCCGCGCCGTTTCCGCGATCGTTCACGACGACGTCTCCGTCGAGACGGCGCTTTCCGAACTCGCGGACGGCCGAACGTCCTGA
- a CDS encoding DMT family transporter produces the protein MDSDTKGVLLMVLSATSFGTLGVLGKYASAAGLSIPTVLTYRFLGGTLCFWALVAYSGKLRVLRGRALGVAVLLGAGFYAAQSGLYFLGLEYMTAGLVGLVIYTYPVLVVVLSYVFLDERITRYTVVGLALALGGVAVVSGVDPAGADPRGVAVVLAAALVYAGYYVTSHVALDDVDAQTLTAYVLPSAGVSFVVFGLATDSLTIPTTGYQVTILAAVALLATAIPIGAFFAGLAYIGASRASIISSLEPATAVLLGVILLDEPLAAATIAGGLLVLVGVLVIQRE, from the coding sequence ATGGATAGCGATACGAAGGGCGTCCTGCTGATGGTGCTCTCGGCGACGTCCTTCGGCACGCTCGGCGTCCTCGGAAAGTACGCCTCCGCCGCCGGCCTCTCGATCCCGACGGTCCTCACCTACCGCTTTCTCGGCGGGACGCTCTGCTTCTGGGCGCTCGTGGCCTACAGCGGCAAGTTGCGGGTCCTCCGCGGGCGGGCGCTCGGCGTCGCCGTGTTGCTGGGCGCGGGGTTCTACGCCGCCCAGAGCGGCCTCTACTTCCTCGGGCTGGAGTACATGACCGCCGGCCTGGTCGGCCTGGTGATCTACACCTATCCGGTGCTCGTGGTCGTCCTCTCGTACGTCTTCCTCGACGAACGGATCACCCGCTACACCGTCGTCGGACTGGCACTGGCGCTGGGCGGCGTCGCCGTGGTCTCCGGCGTCGACCCGGCGGGCGCGGATCCGCGCGGGGTCGCGGTCGTGCTCGCGGCGGCGCTGGTCTACGCGGGCTACTACGTGACCAGCCACGTCGCCCTCGACGACGTCGACGCCCAGACGCTGACGGCGTACGTCCTGCCGTCGGCGGGCGTCAGTTTCGTCGTCTTCGGACTGGCGACGGATTCGCTGACAATTCCGACGACCGGCTACCAGGTGACGATCCTGGCGGCGGTCGCCCTGCTGGCGACGGCGATCCCGATCGGCGCCTTTTTCGCCGGCCTGGCCTACATCGGCGCGAGTCGCGCGAGCATCATCTCGAGTCTGGAACCGGCGACGGCGGTACTACTCGGCGTGATCCTGCTCGACGAACCGCTGGCCGCGGCGACGATCGCCGGCGGGCTGCTGGTGCTCGTCGGCGTGCTCGTCATCCAGCGCGAGTGA
- a CDS encoding fumarylacetoacetate hydrolase family protein, which yields MKRARIQTPTGTVRGRYEDGVVHADDGAYRVGVDGRLTYPATPSTIYCVGRNYAETIEQMDYDRPDQPAFFIKPPAALVGPERPIRYPAWTDELTYAGELAAVIGERCRAVDPADVPDVVAGYTVMNDVDALDQPGRTARKAFETSAPLGPWIETDLDPRGIEMETVVDGEVRQSATTDLMLFDPFEVIAFLSERVTFQPGDVVAFGSPANPGTVEPGDAIAIWYEGVGTLRNTVVADD from the coding sequence GTGAAACGCGCACGAATCCAGACGCCGACGGGGACGGTTCGCGGCCGGTACGAGGACGGCGTCGTTCACGCGGACGACGGCGCGTATCGCGTCGGCGTCGACGGCCGGCTCACCTATCCCGCCACGCCGTCGACGATCTACTGCGTCGGCCGCAACTACGCCGAGACGATCGAGCAGATGGACTACGATCGCCCCGATCAGCCCGCCTTTTTCATCAAACCGCCGGCCGCGCTCGTCGGACCGGAGCGCCCGATCCGCTACCCGGCGTGGACGGACGAACTCACCTACGCCGGCGAACTCGCCGCGGTGATCGGCGAGCGCTGTCGGGCCGTCGATCCCGCCGACGTTCCGGACGTCGTCGCCGGCTACACCGTTATGAACGACGTCGACGCGCTCGACCAGCCCGGTCGCACCGCCCGCAAGGCCTTCGAGACGTCGGCCCCGCTCGGCCCCTGGATCGAGACGGACCTCGACCCGCGCGGGATCGAGATGGAGACCGTCGTCGACGGCGAGGTGCGCCAGTCCGCGACCACGGACCTGATGCTGTTCGACCCGTTCGAGGTGATTGCCTTTCTTTCGGAGCGCGTCACCTTCCAACCCGGGGACGTGGTGGCGTTTGGGAGTCCGGCCAACCCAGGCACCGTCGAACCCGGCGACGCGATCGCGATCTGGTACGAGGGCGTCGGGACGCTCCGGAACACGGTCGTCGCCGACGACTGA
- a CDS encoding hydantoinase/oxoprolinase family protein, translated as MSADIATRIGVDVGGTFTDTVFLDESTGELTIAKSSSTPADYSRGILESIRTVTDDLSQVDFFSHGTTVGVNALLENDLCEMGLLTTAGFRDVLEIGRSNRTNMYDPFYEKPDPLIPRRARLEVDERVDTNGDVVEPLDPDSVREALDGLVDRGVDGVCVALLNAYANPDHERRIGELIEAEYPDLFYTLSSSLSREYREYERTATAAINLGITPVMEDYLDTLEREFAGMGFDDELYIMQSNGGIMSTESAKGSPVNTLKSSLSGGVAGLLTLGETIGRENLIGADMGGTSFDIELVVDGEARTRSSYQVETPTSGDDGYPVMTPTLDVHSIGAGGGSIAWVDDGGGLHVGPRSAGADPGPICYGRGGTEPTVTDANVLLGRLNPDHLLGGDLSLDLAPTRGAFDSLGDNLDMEPLEAAAGILEIANTNMARSIRTNVLRKGIDPREFTMVAFGGAGPTHAVEIAGQIDIPEVLVPNSPGNFSAWGILTTDVKHDYVRTYVDPVAAVEPSTLADAFATLEAEGGDQLADEGIDPSDRRFVRAVDVRYVGQEHTLTVPVPTGELSGADLDAITERFDEAHQEQYMHSAPEEPKEFVSIRLTAFGSMTSPELPSVEAGEETPPEAAFVDERDVHFAETGFVETDIVDRDSLLAGNRLAGPAIVEEDTSTTVVPPWSSLTVDEYGHLRLATGADADGSGAVAIEEIAGETGGDGR; from the coding sequence ATGTCCGCCGACATAGCGACACGGATCGGTGTGGACGTCGGGGGCACCTTCACCGACACGGTGTTCCTCGACGAATCGACGGGCGAGTTGACCATCGCCAAGTCGTCCTCGACCCCCGCCGACTATTCGCGGGGAATCCTCGAGTCGATTCGAACGGTGACCGACGACCTCTCGCAGGTGGATTTCTTCAGTCACGGCACCACGGTCGGCGTCAACGCCCTGCTGGAGAACGACCTCTGCGAGATGGGCCTGCTCACCACGGCCGGTTTCCGGGACGTCCTCGAGATCGGCCGGAGCAACCGGACCAACATGTACGACCCGTTCTACGAGAAGCCGGACCCGCTGATCCCGCGGCGGGCGCGCCTCGAGGTCGACGAGCGCGTCGACACGAACGGCGACGTGGTCGAACCGCTCGATCCCGACTCCGTTCGCGAGGCGCTCGACGGGCTCGTCGATCGGGGCGTCGACGGCGTCTGCGTCGCGCTGCTCAACGCCTACGCGAATCCCGACCACGAACGGCGGATCGGCGAGTTGATCGAGGCGGAGTATCCGGACCTGTTCTACACGCTCTCGTCGTCCCTCTCGCGCGAGTACCGGGAGTACGAGCGCACCGCGACGGCCGCGATCAACCTCGGGATCACGCCGGTGATGGAGGACTACCTCGACACGCTCGAACGCGAGTTCGCGGGGATGGGGTTCGACGACGAACTCTACATCATGCAGTCAAACGGCGGGATCATGTCGACAGAGAGCGCGAAGGGTAGCCCCGTCAACACGCTGAAGTCGAGTCTCTCCGGCGGCGTCGCGGGCCTCCTCACGCTCGGCGAGACGATCGGGCGCGAGAACCTCATCGGCGCCGACATGGGCGGGACGAGCTTCGACATCGAGCTCGTCGTCGACGGCGAGGCCCGGACGCGCTCGTCCTACCAGGTCGAGACGCCGACCTCGGGCGACGACGGCTATCCCGTCATGACGCCGACGCTCGACGTCCACTCGATCGGGGCCGGCGGCGGCTCGATCGCCTGGGTCGACGACGGCGGCGGGCTCCACGTCGGGCCGCGCAGCGCCGGCGCGGATCCGGGCCCGATCTGCTACGGCCGCGGCGGCACCGAACCCACCGTTACGGACGCCAACGTCCTGCTCGGCCGGCTGAACCCGGACCACCTGCTCGGCGGCGACCTCTCGCTCGACCTCGCGCCGACGCGGGGTGCGTTCGACTCGCTCGGCGACAATCTCGACATGGAGCCGCTCGAGGCGGCCGCGGGCATCCTCGAGATCGCGAACACGAACATGGCGCGCTCGATCCGGACGAACGTCCTGCGCAAGGGCATCGACCCGCGCGAGTTCACGATGGTCGCCTTCGGCGGCGCGGGCCCGACCCACGCGGTCGAGATCGCCGGCCAGATCGACATTCCGGAGGTCCTCGTCCCGAACTCGCCGGGTAACTTCTCGGCGTGGGGCATCCTCACGACCGACGTCAAACACGACTACGTGCGGACCTACGTCGACCCCGTGGCGGCCGTCGAGCCGTCGACGCTGGCCGACGCCTTCGCCACCCTGGAAGCCGAGGGGGGCGACCAGCTGGCCGACGAGGGGATCGACCCGTCGGACCGGCGCTTCGTCCGCGCGGTCGACGTCAGGTACGTCGGCCAGGAGCACACGCTGACCGTGCCGGTGCCGACGGGCGAGCTGTCGGGCGCGGATCTCGACGCGATCACCGAGCGCTTCGACGAGGCCCACCAGGAGCAGTACATGCACTCGGCGCCCGAGGAGCCCAAGGAGTTCGTCTCGATCCGCCTGACCGCGTTCGGCTCGATGACGTCGCCCGAACTGCCGTCCGTCGAGGCGGGCGAGGAGACGCCGCCGGAGGCGGCCTTCGTCGACGAGCGCGACGTCCACTTCGCGGAGACGGGCTTCGTCGAGACCGACATCGTCGACCGCGACTCGCTGCTGGCGGGCAACCGCCTGGCGGGCCCGGCGATCGTCGAGGAGGACACTTCGACGACGGTCGTCCCGCCGTGGAGTTCGCTCACCGTCGACGAGTACGGCCACCTGCGACTGGCGACGGGAGCCGACGCGGACGGATCGGGGGCCGTCGCCATCGAGGAGATCGCCGGCGAGACCGGAGGTGACGGCCGATGA
- a CDS encoding hydantoinase B/oxoprolinase family protein, with the protein MTDVDAVTVEVLRNALANACETMKVTVERTAYSSVITEVVDYSVAIIDPEGNLIAETAGLPVFLATLSHSVLEVDDVIGYENLADGDIVFCNDPYSGGFSHNPDVTVLKPVFVDGELLAFTCFRGHVLDMGSRTPGGWLNNCENVYQDGVCFPPVKLFTAGEENEDISRTIERSTRYPETVMGDIRAMVSAVRVGDDRLSQLLSQYGRDTYDAATDRMLENAEGIAREAVRELPDGTYSGEYAADGDGDDDDPITDEIRVKMEMTIDGDEMTIDFAGSDPQTGGPMNCPGPTTESVVRMGFKGLTTPNDANNEGYFEPLTVETPSGSVVDPEPPASCALNWIHVGGIPDLMLKLLEEEIPNEVTASHFGTPCANFVYGVDPRSERGYMLVEGDAGGWGAMPDADGQSGLFTKELGDTRNTPIEVLESQYPLRAEAFTLVQDSGGPGEYRGGLGVRRSYTPVDHDAQITATFDRQERSPPWGVCGGEEAGRVNSVYVDRADGDRERWGKLTDVTVAEEETMHFQTGGGGGYGPPSERDPERVREDVVDGYVSREQAAERYGVVVSEDGELDREATADLRAEHREADQREASDRASGDTASREAAATTGSEGSED; encoded by the coding sequence ATGACCGACGTCGACGCGGTCACGGTCGAGGTGCTTCGCAACGCGCTCGCGAACGCCTGCGAGACGATGAAGGTGACCGTCGAGCGCACGGCCTACAGCTCCGTCATCACCGAGGTCGTCGACTACAGCGTCGCGATCATCGACCCCGAGGGCAACCTGATCGCGGAGACGGCCGGCCTGCCGGTCTTTCTGGCGACGCTGTCGCACTCGGTGCTCGAAGTTGACGACGTCATCGGCTACGAGAACCTCGCGGACGGCGACATCGTCTTCTGTAACGACCCCTACTCCGGGGGCTTCTCGCACAACCCGGACGTGACCGTGCTGAAACCGGTCTTCGTCGACGGCGAGCTGCTCGCCTTCACCTGCTTCCGCGGGCACGTGCTGGACATGGGCTCGCGAACGCCCGGCGGCTGGCTCAACAACTGCGAGAACGTCTACCAGGACGGCGTCTGCTTCCCGCCGGTCAAGCTGTTCACCGCCGGCGAGGAGAACGAGGACATCAGCCGCACCATCGAGCGCTCGACGCGCTACCCTGAAACCGTCATGGGCGACATCCGCGCGATGGTCTCGGCCGTCCGCGTCGGCGACGACCGACTCAGTCAGCTGCTCTCGCAGTACGGTCGCGACACCTACGACGCGGCGACCGACCGCATGCTCGAGAACGCGGAGGGCATCGCCCGCGAGGCGGTCCGCGAGCTGCCCGACGGCACCTACTCGGGAGAGTACGCCGCGGACGGCGACGGCGACGACGACGATCCGATCACCGACGAGATCCGCGTGAAGATGGAGATGACGATCGACGGCGACGAGATGACGATCGACTTCGCCGGCAGCGACCCCCAGACCGGCGGGCCAATGAACTGCCCCGGGCCGACGACGGAGTCGGTCGTCCGCATGGGATTCAAGGGCCTGACGACGCCGAACGACGCCAACAACGAGGGCTACTTCGAGCCCCTCACCGTCGAGACGCCGAGTGGGTCGGTCGTCGATCCCGAGCCGCCGGCCTCCTGCGCGCTCAACTGGATCCACGTCGGCGGCATTCCGGACCTGATGCTCAAACTGCTCGAAGAGGAGATTCCCAACGAGGTGACGGCGAGTCACTTCGGCACGCCGTGTGCCAACTTCGTCTACGGCGTCGACCCGCGCAGCGAGCGGGGCTACATGCTCGTCGAGGGCGACGCCGGCGGCTGGGGCGCCATGCCCGACGCGGACGGCCAGAGCGGCCTCTTCACGAAGGAACTGGGCGACACGCGCAACACGCCGATCGAGGTGCTCGAATCGCAGTACCCGCTGCGCGCCGAGGCGTTCACGCTCGTCCAGGACTCGGGCGGCCCCGGCGAGTACCGCGGCGGACTCGGCGTCCGTCGCTCGTACACGCCGGTCGATCACGACGCCCAGATCACGGCCACCTTCGACCGCCAGGAGCGCTCGCCGCCGTGGGGCGTCTGCGGGGGCGAAGAGGCCGGCCGCGTCAACAGCGTCTACGTCGACCGGGCCGACGGCGACCGCGAGCGCTGGGGCAAGCTCACCGACGTGACCGTCGCCGAGGAAGAGACGATGCACTTCCAGACCGGCGGCGGTGGCGGCTACGGACCGCCATCCGAGCGCGACCCGGAGCGCGTCCGCGAGGACGTCGTGGACGGCTACGTCTCCCGGGAGCAGGCGGCCGAGCGATACGGCGTCGTGGTGAGCGAGGATGGCGAGCTGGATCGCGAGGCGACTGCGGACTTGCGCGCCGAACACCGCGAGGCCGACCAACGGGAGGCCTCGGACAGAGCGAGCGGTGATACCGCGAGCCGCGAGGCCGCAGCGACCACCGGGAGCGAGGGCTCGGAGGACTGA
- a CDS encoding DUF3830 family protein, producing MVTAPPDDAPTLSLAFEGGETVPVALREERAPETCAAIRGALPIEETTYHSRWSGREVNVGVEVDPTIPPEDRTAHTSVGDVVYWRDWDLPADEAPEAIAVYYGPETMRGPQGPLSVTPFGHVPPAHWEPLETVGERVWKEGGETLRLELDGE from the coding sequence ATGGTCACGGCACCGCCCGACGACGCGCCGACGCTTTCCCTCGCCTTCGAGGGCGGCGAGACCGTCCCGGTCGCCCTCCGCGAGGAGCGCGCCCCGGAGACGTGCGCGGCGATCCGCGGGGCGCTGCCGATCGAGGAAACGACCTACCACTCGCGATGGTCCGGTCGCGAGGTGAACGTCGGCGTCGAGGTCGATCCGACGATCCCGCCCGAGGACCGGACGGCCCACACCAGCGTGGGCGACGTCGTCTACTGGCGCGACTGGGACCTGCCCGCCGACGAGGCGCCCGAGGCGATCGCGGTCTACTACGGTCCCGAGACGATGCGCGGCCCGCAGGGCCCGCTGTCGGTGACCCCGTTCGGCCACGTCCCGCCGGCCCACTGGGAGCCCCTCGAGACCGTCGGCGAGCGGGTCTGGAAGGAGGGCGGCGAGACGCTCAGGCTGGAACTCGACGGCGAGTAG
- a CDS encoding hydantoinase B/oxoprolinase family protein has protein sequence MNSDNSSAPPDLDAATIEVIRNYLTSAAAEMQRTLIRTAYNTVVYEILDFGISMYDRDLNLIADSPGLALFLGANDGAIEKTVEYVGEENLNPGDVLMLNYPYWSGTHVLDMCLMAPVFYDDEIVGYTTCRAHWLDLGAKDPGYVLDSTDMHQEGLVFPGTKVYEDGEPNREIIDLVRFNSRIPDKVVGDLHAQVSSLETGNKRLRELYERYGEDAVEHAIDVVIDHGEETARTAVSELPDGTWTASDYADGVGREPGDHIHVEAEVTIDGDEFTIDLSGSDDEVEEPLNIPRGMTETICKLCFKTVTTPEEDSNEGQYRPLEIVAPEGNVFNAQYPAPTFTVWTAITGIDVIYKALAKAMPDEVPAASGGEPVGIQIYGEHPDTGEMYVEANNDAVGWGATRGQDGESALMHISETMVRNVPVEVFENKAPIRFTRLELRQDSGGEGTYRGGLGTRRDYEFTDPAGALSILQRSRSPGWGHDGGGPGARNTIVVDADDPDGDRISILVDNDYLFDAEDGERYAGMMRGDFEPGETLSVRTGGGGGYGDPMERDPEAVLADVRDEYVSREAAREIYGVVVTEGGELDREATETLRS, from the coding sequence ATGAACTCTGATAATTCGTCCGCTCCCCCCGACCTCGACGCAGCGACGATCGAAGTGATCAGGAACTACCTCACCTCGGCGGCGGCCGAGATGCAGCGGACCCTGATCCGCACGGCGTACAACACGGTCGTCTACGAGATCCTCGACTTCGGCATCTCGATGTACGACCGCGATCTCAATCTCATCGCGGACTCGCCGGGACTGGCACTCTTCCTGGGCGCGAACGACGGCGCGATCGAGAAGACCGTCGAGTACGTCGGCGAGGAGAACCTGAATCCCGGCGACGTCCTGATGCTCAACTACCCCTACTGGAGCGGGACGCACGTCCTCGACATGTGCCTGATGGCGCCGGTGTTCTACGACGACGAGATCGTCGGCTACACCACCTGTCGCGCCCACTGGCTCGACCTCGGGGCGAAGGACCCCGGCTACGTCCTCGACTCGACGGACATGCACCAGGAGGGGCTGGTCTTCCCCGGGACGAAGGTCTACGAGGACGGCGAGCCCAACCGGGAGATCATCGACCTGGTCCGCTTCAACTCGCGCATCCCCGACAAGGTCGTCGGCGACCTCCACGCCCAGGTCTCCTCGCTGGAGACCGGCAACAAGCGCCTGCGCGAACTCTACGAGCGCTACGGCGAGGACGCGGTCGAGCACGCGATCGACGTCGTGATCGACCACGGCGAGGAGACCGCCCGCACGGCCGTCAGCGAGTTGCCCGACGGCACCTGGACCGCCTCCGACTACGCCGACGGCGTCGGGCGCGAGCCGGGCGACCACATCCACGTCGAGGCCGAGGTGACCATCGACGGCGACGAGTTCACGATCGACCTCTCCGGGTCGGACGACGAAGTCGAAGAGCCGCTGAACATCCCGCGCGGGATGACCGAGACCATCTGCAAGCTCTGTTTCAAGACGGTCACCACGCCCGAGGAGGACTCCAACGAGGGCCAGTACCGGCCCCTCGAGATCGTCGCGCCCGAGGGCAACGTCTTCAACGCCCAGTACCCCGCGCCGACCTTCACCGTCTGGACGGCCATCACGGGCATCGACGTCATCTACAAGGCGCTCGCGAAAGCAATGCCCGACGAGGTGCCCGCGGCCTCGGGCGGCGAACCGGTCGGCATCCAGATCTACGGCGAGCACCCCGACACCGGCGAGATGTACGTCGAGGCGAACAACGACGCCGTCGGCTGGGGCGCGACGCGGGGCCAGGACGGCGAGAGCGCGCTGATGCACATCTCCGAGACGATGGTCCGCAACGTCCCCGTCGAGGTCTTCGAGAACAAGGCCCCGATCCGGTTCACTCGGCTGGAACTCCGACAGGACTCGGGCGGCGAGGGGACCTATCGCGGCGGGCTGGGCACCCGGCGCGACTACGAGTTCACCGACCCCGCGGGCGCGCTGTCGATCCTCCAGCGCTCGCGATCGCCCGGCTGGGGCCACGACGGCGGCGGTCCCGGCGCGCGAAACACCATCGTCGTCGACGCCGACGACCCCGACGGGGATCGCATCTCGATCCTGGTCGACAACGACTACCTCTTCGACGCCGAGGACGGCGAGCGCTACGCGGGGATGATGCGCGGCGACTTCGAACCCGGCGAGACGCTCTCGGTGCGCACCGGCGGCGGAGGCGGCTACGGCGACCCGATGGAGCGCGACCCCGAAGCCGTCCTGGCCGACGTTCGCGACGAGTACGTCTCGCGCGAAGCCGCCAGGGAGATCTACGGCGTGGTCGTCACCGAGGGGGGCGAACTCGACCGCGAGGCGACCGAGACGCTGCGGTCGTAA